One Solanum pennellii chromosome 9, SPENNV200 DNA segment encodes these proteins:
- the LOC107031377 gene encoding ubiquitin carboxyl-terminal hydrolase 5 isoform X2, which translates to MMNCVKLCRLHTSWRTRHVPADIFGTPSNIVCQQWYRGGPILPRKVINSGLSQTELAVEVYPLRLQLHLMPKDERSTIRISKKETIRQLHKKACEMFSLIPELVCIWDYFNHQKHALMNDMDKMLDDANIQMDQDILVEVANDNSAGGVNSFHENGTADNGTVALVKPSQPNFSNAEGLSLSKGSTRNGTAELSQSQQLASSGTDKTYGSSGVSTRGSACGLTGLLNLGNTCFMNSAIQCLVHTPEFARYFREDYYQEINRQNPLGMVGELALAFGDLLRKLWAPGRTPVAPRPFKAKLARFAPQFSGYNQHDSQELLAFLLDGLHEDLNRVKHKPYIKSKDADGRPDEEVADEYWANHIARNDSIIVDVCQGQYKSTLVCPVCNKVSVTFDPFMYLSLPLQSATSRTMTVTIFTCDGSALPAACTVTVPKQGRCRDLIQALGNSCSLKQNEKLMLAEIRGHLIHRFLEDSLISLSSIKDDDHLAAYKMPKSIKNSKFLQLIHRREEREIGISQSNVGWKPYGTPLVSPICCDDVTTRGDIQLIVHRMLSPMLRTENPGFNCVSRSKTAAAAAANASRLAASSEACVDSSLANDDPRQKDVPSSKLENLEKLPLQLVDENNACIDLTVGEDKSVKLSSSSVSILVFADWSQKLLENYDTRYIENLPEVTKYGPATKKARTEPLSLYSCLEAFLREEPLVPEDMWYCPTCKERRQASKKLDLWRLPEVLVIHLKRFSYSRSMKHKLETFVNFPIHDFDLTKYVANKNNSRRQLYELYALTNHYGGMGSGHYTAHIKLLDENRWYNFDDSHISPINEEDVKSAAAYVLFYRRVKTDHDHSVSNGTVSSAGQQSISSRK; encoded by the exons GAAACAATTAGACAACTTCATAAGAAAGCTTGTGAGATGTTCTCTCTCATTCCAGAACTA GTATGCATTTGGGATTACTTTAACCATCAAAAGCATGCTTTGATGAATGACATGGATAAGATGCTTGATGATGCGAATATACAAATGGATCAGGAT ATCTTGGTTGAGGTTGCTAATGATAATTCAGCTGGTGGTGTgaattcttttcatgaaaatggaACGGCAGATAATGGAACTGTGGCTCTTGTGAAACCATCTCAGCCTAACTTCTCAAATGCCGAAGGGTTGTCTCTGAGTAAAGGTTCAACTAGAAATGGCACAGCAGAGTTGTCGCAGTCACAACAACTTGCTTCTTCAGGAACAGACAAGACCTACGGGAGCAGTGGTGTTAGTACAAGGGGATCTGCTTGTGGTCTTACAGGCTTGTTGAACCTTGGGAatacttgcttcatgaatagTGCCATACAATGTCTTGTTCACACTCCAGAATTTGCTCGGTACTTTCGAGAAGATTATTATCAGGAGATAAATCGGCAGAATCCTCTGGGGATGGTT GGTGAACTGGCTTTGGCATTTGGTGATTTGCTACGAAAATTGTGGGCACCAGGGCGCACTCCAGTTGCCCCTCGTCCTTTTAAGGCAAAGCTTGCTCGCTTTGCCCCACAATTTAGTGGATACAACCAGCATGACTCTCAG GAACTCCTTGCGTTTTTGTTGGATGGACTTCACGAAGACTTAAATCGTGTTAAACACAAGCCTTACATAAAATCAAAAGATGCAGATGGCCGACCAGATGAAGAAGTTGCTGATGAATATTGGGCAAATCACATTGCCCGAAATGATTCCATAATTGTGGATGTATGCCAA GGCCAATACAAGTCAACTCTAGTGTGTCCTGTGTGTAATAAAGTCTCAGTAACGTTTGACCCATTCATGTATCTCTCTTTGCCGCTTCAATCTGCCACATCCCGTACTATGACAGTAACAATTTTCACTTGTGACGGAAGTGCACTGCCAGCTGCCTGTACAGTTACTGTACCAAAGCAGGGACGTTGCAGGGACTTGATTCAGGCACTTGGTAATTCTTGTTCCTTGAAGCAAAATGAGAAACTTATGCTTGCTGAG ATACGTGGTCATTTGATTCATCGTTTTCTGGAAGATTCTCTAATATCTCTGTCTTCTATAAAAGATGATGATCATCTTGCTGCCTACAAGATGCCAAAATCAATAAAGAACTCAAAGTTTCTTCAACTAATCCACCGCCGGGAAGAACG TGAAATTGGTATCTCTCAAAGTAATGTTGGGTGGAAGCCTTATGGAACACCTCTTGTTTCACCAATCTGTTGTGATGATGTCACCACAAGGGGCGATATACAGTTGATAGTTCACAGAATGCTCTCGCCTATGCTAAGAACAGAAAATCCAGGATTTAATTGTGTTTCTCGCTCTAAgacagcagcagcagcagcagccaACGCATCCCGTCTTGCCGCTTCTAGTGAAGCCTGTGTAGACTCTAGTCTAGCAAATGATGATCCAAGACAGAAGGATGTGCCTAGCTCAAAATTGGAGAACTTGGAGAAACTACCTCTGCAATTGGTTGATGAGAATAATGCATGCATTGACCTAACTGTAGGGGAAGATAAATCTGTCAAATTGTCTTCATCGTCAGTTTCAATACTTGTATTTGCTGATTGGTCTCAGAAGCTTTTGGAAAATTATGATACTCGTTACATAGAGAATTTGCCGGAAGTTACAAAGTATGGACCAGCTACAAAAAAAGCTCGAACTGAACCTCTTTCACTGTACAGTTGCTTGGAAGCTTTCTTACGTGAAGAGCCATTGGTTCCTGAAGATATGTG GTATTGTCCTACATGCAAAGAGCGAAGACAAGCAAGTAAGAAGTTAGATCTTTGGAGGCTTCCTGAAGTGCTTGTTATCCACCTGAAGAGGTTTTCATACAGCCGGTCCATGAAGCATAAGCTGGAAACTTTTGTAAATTTTCCTATTCATGATTTTGACTTGACAAAATATGTGGCCAACAAGAACAACTCTCGACGTCAGCTCTATGAACTGTACGCACTAACAAATCACTATGGTGGGATGGGAAGTGGGCACTACACCGCACATATCAAG CTTCTTGATGAAAATAGATGGTACAACTTTGATGACAGCCACATATCACCGATTAATGAAGAAGATGTGAAGTCTGCTGCTGCTTATGTGCTTTTCTATCGGAGGGTAAAAACAGATCATGACCATTCTGTAAGTAATGGAACAGTGTCTTCAGCAGGTCAACAAAGCATCTCATCGCGGAAGTAG